TGAGTGCGATCACCGAAAGATGATCGCCGAACCCGATCTCGAGGTTCGGGTCGAACGACAGGCGCGGCGCCACTTCCGCGAACGTGACCTGCCCGCCGAACGTGAACTGATCGGGATCCATCGTGAATCCGACGCGCGGCCCGATGCCGGTCGCGATCATGCCGCCCTGCGCGTGTGCCGCAGCCGGAATCACGGCGAGTGCAACCGCAAGAATCCAAACACGACGAAACATATTGCTACCTCCATATGTTGGGGCCATAGGCCGTGTTGGTGTCGGGGAGTTCGCGGAGGATAGGCGGGGGTTCGGCGGCGGAGCAACCGAGAAGCACCGAACGCGACGCCACGCTGTCCAGCCCGGGTCAAGGAGCGCCGCATCGCCGTGCGTGGAAGCGAACGCGGCGGATCGCGCTATCATGCGCGCTCGCTCACTCCACGGAGGGAATCATGTCTCGCCTTCAGTCCGTCGCGAGCTGCGTGCTCGCGCTCGCGCTCGTCTCATCCGCTGCGTCGCGCCCCGCGCACGCCGAGATCACGCCTGAAGCCCGGCCGGTGATCGAGCACTACCTGCAGGCGACCGGCGGGCTCAAGGCACTCGAATACGATCGCGCGGTCGGCATGAAGGGGACACTCACCGCGTTCGGCTTGACCGGCACGGTCGAGTTGTGGCGCCAGCGCCCCGGCCGCACCGCGAGTTTCACCACCATCGGACCGCTTACGCTTCGCGACGGCCAGGACGCCACGCGCTCGTGGCGCGTCGATCAGAACGGCAAGCTGCAGGAGCGCGACGGCAAGGAACTCGAGGACTCGCGCGCCTCGGCATGGTTCGACAGCGAAGCGTGGGCGCTGCCCGACCAGGGCGGTGGCCGGGTCACGTTCGCCGGCAACGAGCGCGACTCGATCGCGCGCTATGCGGTGCTCGAGGTAACGCCGCCTGTGGGACGCGCGCGCCGCCTGTTCTTCGAAGCGACCTCGGGCCACCTGGTCCGTACCGTCAATCGCGACGACTCGCGCACCATGATCAGCCACTTCTCGAACTTCACGCGCATGGCGAATCGGCTGCGCGCGCGCACCACGCGCATCGAGGTCGCCGAGATGCCGATCAACATCGTCACGGTCACGCTCGACTCGGTGTGGGTGGCCGACGCATTCCCGGACGAACGATTCGCACCTCCCGGCGAGGACGCGAGCCCGGTGACGTTTCGCGGCGCGACCGGGCGCGTCACGGTGCCGTTCGTTTACTCCACCCGCCACGTGTGGGTGAAGGCCTCGCTCAACGGCGGACCGCTCGAGGACTTCCTGCTCGATACCGGCGCCGGCGTCACCGTGATCGACAGCGCCTACGCGGCGAGCCGCGGGCTGCGCTCCGAAGGCCACATCGGTGTCGGCGGCGCGGGTGCTTCGGGCGGCGGTGCCTTTGCGCAGCTCGATTCGTTGTTCGTGCCGGGCGAAGGCGCAACCAGCGTGCGGGTGGGTGGCCAGAAGGTCGTGATCCTGGCCGTCAATCCGCATCTCGAGCCGTTCTTCTGGCGGCGCTGCGCCGGCGTGCTGGGCTACGACTTCATCAGTCGCTTCGTGCTCGAAGTCGACTACGACGCAAGACGCCTGGTGCTCCACGATCCGAAGCATTATCAGCACACCGGTGCGGGGGAGGCGCTCACGCTGGAGCTGGCGAGCAACATCCCGGTGGTCGAGGGGGCGATCGACTCGCTGTACCGCGGCAAGTTCCGACTCGACGTGGGAAGCGGCTCGACCGTGGATCTGCACACGCCATTCGTCAACGCGCACGACCTGCGCCAGCGCGCGGGTCGCAGCGTCGAGGTGCTGGGTGGCGGATTCGGCGGCA
This region of Candidatus Eisenbacteria bacterium genomic DNA includes:
- a CDS encoding PDZ domain-containing protein — its product is MSRLQSVASCVLALALVSSAASRPAHAEITPEARPVIEHYLQATGGLKALEYDRAVGMKGTLTAFGLTGTVELWRQRPGRTASFTTIGPLTLRDGQDATRSWRVDQNGKLQERDGKELEDSRASAWFDSEAWALPDQGGGRVTFAGNERDSIARYAVLEVTPPVGRARRLFFEATSGHLVRTVNRDDSRTMISHFSNFTRMANRLRARTTRIEVAEMPINIVTVTLDSVWVADAFPDERFAPPGEDASPVTFRGATGRVTVPFVYSTRHVWVKASLNGGPLEDFLLDTGAGVTVIDSAYAASRGLRSEGHIGVGGAGASGGGAFAQLDSLFVPGEGATSVRVGGQKVVILAVNPHLEPFFWRRCAGVLGYDFISRFVLEVDYDARRLVLHDPKHYQHTGAGEALTLELASNIPVVEGAIDSLYRGKFRLDVGSGSTVDLHTPFVNAHDLRQRAGRSVEVLGGGFGGTFSSTATRMKRMTLGSYGWDAPVVVLSSTDVGALASEDYAGNIGNRVLERFKVTFDYERRQVWLEPGARYRDRDRFSLTGLQLAHGGDGLTVAQVLAGSVAEAAGLRVGDRILDLEGRPAASWSIEEYERVFEVANPGEKRKLVYERDGKKRSIQFALRETL